A stretch of the Blastocatellia bacterium genome encodes the following:
- a CDS encoding glycosyltransferase family 2 protein, with translation MKKQISRPVAWLMLAIFLGGAALLTGLSLYFYHSSIVIFLSLFLGYLFHGLTFSILMLILSYLGLKQRSKKTPINKKKNTVSVAIPVFNEAEVIIASVDSILKQSLKPFEIIIINDGSTDDTLQKLINVYQLKAITLDSISNIKTTSIFNIYQSNKIKNLFVIDKQHQGKADALNAALNISRGEIFLTIDADSVLHHKAIEKLVQAIVNDKLVIAAGGIVKAANGIPAKILATEEGHLPSKLLPKIQWIEYSAGFVWRFGWSFINTLLLISGSFGAFRTEVLRKCQGFDTKSITEDYEMVYRLHAYHLANKIPYKMVTVPDALSYTLVPETLFGLIKQRIRWFQGFLQTLLNYRQLVLRQSYGVLGIFMLPIKCIDAISPLWSISVYLFLAYQLTYQTFPISTTLLIELVAIRWSIDIVMLWVLLALHYRFVIAPLTKKERLYIWLLSPIYLLTNQFLWYVYSIGAYYRLIRGIKRWDKLERRGFEQLQTSENFIVSKIAEKESVL, from the coding sequence ATGAAAAAACAAATTTCTCGGCCTGTTGCTTGGCTGATGTTAGCTATATTTTTAGGTGGTGCTGCTCTTTTAACTGGACTTAGCCTTTATTTTTATCATAGCTCTATTGTTATTTTTCTCTCTCTTTTTTTAGGTTATCTTTTTCATGGACTAACATTTTCTATATTAATGTTAATCCTTTCATACTTAGGACTTAAACAAAGAAGTAAAAAAACACCTATTAATAAAAAGAAAAATACTGTAAGCGTAGCAATTCCAGTATTTAATGAGGCAGAAGTTATAATTGCTAGCGTTGATTCAATCCTTAAACAGTCTTTAAAACCTTTTGAAATAATTATTATTAATGATGGTTCTACAGATGACACGCTACAAAAATTAATAAATGTTTATCAATTAAAAGCAATTACCTTAGATTCTATCAGTAATATAAAAACTACTTCTATTTTTAACATTTACCAAAGCAATAAAATTAAAAATTTATTTGTTATTGATAAACAGCATCAAGGCAAAGCTGACGCGCTTAATGCAGCATTAAACATTAGCCGAGGAGAAATATTTTTAACCATAGACGCAGATTCAGTTTTACATCACAAAGCTATAGAAAAGCTGGTTCAAGCAATTGTTAATGACAAGCTTGTTATTGCTGCTGGTGGAATAGTAAAAGCTGCTAATGGAATACCCGCAAAAATCTTAGCTACTGAAGAAGGTCATTTACCTTCTAAACTTTTACCTAAAATCCAATGGATAGAATATTCTGCTGGGTTTGTTTGGCGGTTTGGTTGGAGTTTTATCAACACTTTACTTTTAATTTCGGGTAGCTTTGGGGCTTTTCGTACAGAAGTTTTAAGAAAGTGCCAAGGATTTGATACTAAATCCATTACAGAAGATTATGAAATGGTTTATCGTCTGCACGCCTACCATTTAGCAAATAAAATTCCTTATAAAATGGTTACGGTTCCTGATGCTTTATCTTATACATTGGTTCCAGAAACTTTATTTGGGTTAATTAAACAAAGAATCCGCTGGTTCCAAGGCTTTTTACAAACTTTATTAAATTATCGTCAACTAGTTTTAAGACAAAGCTACGGGGTGTTAGGCATTTTTATGTTGCCTATTAAATGTATTGATGCCATTAGCCCGCTTTGGTCAATTTCTGTTTATTTATTTTTAGCCTATCAATTAACTTATCAAACCTTCCCTATTTCAACTACCCTATTAATAGAGCTAGTAGCCATTAGATGGTCAATTGATATTGTAATGTTATGGGTACTGCTTGCCCTACATTATAGATTTGTGATTGCGCCTCTAACAAAAAAAGAACGGCTATATATTTGGCTACTGTCACCTATTTATTTATTAACTAATCAATTTCTTTGGTATGTCTATAGCATAGGTGCTTATTACCGCTTAATTAGAGGCATAAAACGCTGGGACAAACTAGAGCGACGAGGCTTTGAGCAACTTCAAACAAGTGAAAATTTTATTGTAAGTAAAATTGCTGAAAAAGAGAGTGTTTTATAA
- a CDS encoding catalase, translating into MEDKKKNLTTATGTPVADNQNVLTAGPRGPMLLQDVWFLEKLAHFDREVIPERRMHAKGSAAYGTFTVTHDITKYTRAKLFSEVGKKTEVFARFSTVAGERGAADAERDIRGFAVKFYTEEGNWDLVGNNTPVFFLKDPLKFPDLNHAVKRDPKTNMRSAKNNWDFWTLLPEALHQITITMSDRGIPASYRHMNGYGSHTFSLINSEGEKFWVKFHLKTQQGIKNLTDQEAETLIGKDRESHQKDLFESIEQGSFPKWNMKIQVVSEKDTAKFPFNPFDLTKVWSHKDYPLIDVGVLELNRNPENYFAEVEQAAFNPANIVPGIGFSPDKMLQGRLFSYGDAQRYRLGVNHNSIPVNSPRCPVHSYHRDGAMRVDGNHGGTLGYEPNSYGQWQEQSAFREPALSLEGAADHWNHRDDDSDYYSQAGDLFRMMSSEQKQVLFENTARAMGDAPKEIKIRHIKNCSKADPAYGEGLAKSLGIEMSEVSE; encoded by the coding sequence ATGGAAGATAAAAAGAAAAATTTGACTACTGCTACTGGAACACCTGTTGCCGATAACCAAAATGTATTAACTGCTGGCCCACGTGGGCCGATGCTACTACAAGATGTATGGTTTTTGGAAAAATTAGCTCATTTTGATAGAGAAGTAATTCCAGAACGTCGGATGCACGCTAAAGGATCGGCTGCTTATGGTACATTTACGGTGACACACGATATTACAAAATATACTAGGGCAAAACTTTTTTCTGAAGTTGGCAAGAAAACAGAAGTTTTTGCCCGCTTTTCAACCGTAGCTGGCGAACGTGGCGCGGCTGATGCTGAACGGGATATTCGAGGCTTTGCAGTCAAATTTTATACTGAAGAGGGAAATTGGGACTTAGTTGGCAATAATACACCTGTTTTTTTCCTTAAAGATCCTCTTAAATTCCCTGATCTTAACCATGCTGTAAAACGTGACCCTAAAACTAATATGAGAAGTGCTAAAAATAACTGGGATTTTTGGACATTGCTGCCAGAAGCACTTCACCAAATCACTATTACAATGAGTGATAGAGGTATTCCAGCTTCTTACCGTCATATGAATGGTTATGGTAGTCATACGTTTAGTTTAATAAATTCTGAAGGTGAAAAATTTTGGGTTAAATTTCACTTAAAAACCCAACAAGGAATTAAAAATTTAACTGATCAAGAGGCGGAAACCCTGATTGGTAAAGACCGAGAAAGCCATCAAAAAGATTTGTTTGAGAGTATAGAACAAGGAAGCTTTCCAAAATGGAATATGAAAATCCAAGTTGTATCAGAAAAAGACACAGCAAAGTTTCCTTTTAATCCTTTTGATTTAACAAAAGTATGGTCGCATAAAGACTACCCGCTTATTGATGTAGGGGTACTTGAGCTAAATAGAAATCCTGAAAATTATTTTGCTGAAGTTGAACAAGCAGCGTTTAATCCAGCTAATATTGTTCCTGGCATTGGGTTTTCTCCTGACAAGATGCTACAAGGCAGACTTTTTTCTTATGGTGACGCGCAACGTTATCGTTTAGGTGTTAATCATAATTCAATTCCTGTAAATAGTCCGCGTTGCCCTGTTCATAGCTATCATCGTGATGGCGCAATGCGTGTAGATGGTAATCATGGCGGGACACTAGGTTATGAACCTAATAGCTATGGTCAATGGCAAGAACAATCGGCTTTTCGTGAGCCAGCACTTAGCCTTGAGGGAGCCGCCGACCATTGGAATCATCGAGATGATGACAGTGACTATTATTCTCAAGCTGGAGATTTATTTAGAATGATGAGTTCTGAGCAAAAACAAGTGCTTTTTGAAAATACAGCTAGAGCAATGGGAGACGCACCCAAAGAAATAAAGATCCGCCATATAAAAAATTGTAGTAAAGCAGACCCAGCTTATGGAGAAGGTCTTGCTAAATCACTTGGTATTGAAATGAGTGAAGTTTCAGAATAG
- a CDS encoding response regulator gives MKHSTTILIVDDELFGRKALGGLLAGQDYQIIYATSGLEALETAKQTIPDLILLDVMMPDIDGFEVCQRLRSDNLLADIPILMITGLDDPQSRLQGLEAGADDFITKPFNAIELRARIRTIARLNRYRRVLLERAKFEQTVEFSPNGIIIIDLAGTISLINPAMLRMLILESTTPVVGQSIFQFVSKSFQENFSKLLEQGQQQAVLNQEIEFLASNNTTFPAEVDIGGFLLEDKGMLQVIVRDLTEKKKLQAMLLRNQRQEILGTISGSIAHDLKNVLTPIMIATEMLENHVDERGQRFINMIKRGCNHGVSLIQQILKFSKGGKAQTNTIEITNLISEIHEMISLTMSKVVKVTTKVPEDLWLAIGDATQLHQVILNLCVNARDAMPDGGELSLRAENIFWTGNKNHPTSGYYVAIHISDTGMGMSKETLAQIFEPFFTTKGEEKGTGLGLFTVQTIIRNHSGFIEVHSELNRGTTFTIYIPALKVVEEETLELPFGQGEHILVVNNEVSLGKIIG, from the coding sequence ATGAAGCATTCTACTACTATTTTAATAGTTGATGATGAGCTTTTCGGTAGAAAAGCCTTAGGAGGATTGCTAGCTGGGCAGGATTATCAAATAATCTATGCAACTAGTGGTTTAGAAGCCTTAGAAACAGCAAAGCAAACCATTCCCGACCTAATTTTGCTAGATGTGATGATGCCTGATATAGATGGCTTTGAAGTTTGTCAACGATTGCGCTCTGATAATTTGCTAGCAGATATACCTATTTTAATGATAACAGGTCTTGATGACCCTCAGTCACGACTTCAAGGACTAGAAGCAGGTGCAGATGATTTTATTACTAAGCCGTTTAATGCTATAGAGTTACGTGCTAGAATACGTACAATTGCTAGATTAAATCGTTATAGACGTGTGCTACTAGAACGAGCTAAATTTGAACAAACTGTAGAGTTTTCACCTAATGGTATTATCATAATTGATTTAGCAGGGACTATTAGCTTAATTAATCCTGCAATGTTACGAATGTTGATATTAGAAAGTACTACTCCTGTGGTAGGTCAATCTATTTTTCAATTTGTATCAAAAAGCTTTCAAGAAAATTTTTCTAAACTCTTAGAACAAGGTCAACAACAAGCTGTACTTAACCAAGAAATAGAGTTTTTAGCTAGCAATAATACGACTTTTCCAGCAGAAGTAGATATTGGTGGATTCTTGCTTGAAGACAAAGGAATGTTACAAGTAATTGTTCGTGATTTAACAGAAAAGAAAAAATTACAAGCAATGCTTCTACGTAATCAAAGACAAGAAATACTAGGAACAATTTCTGGTAGCATTGCTCATGACTTAAAAAATGTTCTTACTCCAATAATGATTGCTACAGAAATGCTAGAAAACCACGTAGATGAACGCGGGCAACGCTTTATTAATATGATCAAGCGTGGATGTAATCATGGGGTGTCATTAATCCAGCAAATTCTTAAGTTTAGCAAAGGTGGCAAAGCCCAAACAAACACCATTGAAATTACTAATCTAATTTCAGAAATTCATGAAATGATTAGTTTAACTATGTCTAAAGTAGTAAAAGTTACTACTAAAGTTCCAGAAGATCTTTGGCTAGCTATTGGCGATGCAACACAACTTCATCAAGTAATACTAAATCTATGTGTAAACGCTCGTGATGCTATGCCTGATGGCGGAGAGTTATCTTTAAGAGCCGAAAATATTTTTTGGACAGGTAATAAAAATCATCCAACGTCAGGTTATTATGTTGCTATCCATATTTCTGATACTGGTATGGGCATGTCAAAAGAAACTTTAGCCCAAATTTTTGAGCCATTCTTTACAACAAAAGGCGAAGAAAAAGGAACCGGCTTAGGTCTGTTTACTGTACAAACAATTATAAGAAATCATAGTGGCTTTATTGAAGTACATAGTGAGCTTAACAGGGGAACAACTTTTACTATTTATATTCCAGCACTTAAGGTTGTTGAAGAAGAAACACTAGAGCTACCTTTTGGACAAGGGGAACATATTTTAGTAGTTAATAATGAAGTATCTTTGGGAAAAATAATTGGATAG